The Salvelinus sp. IW2-2015 linkage group LG15, ASM291031v2, whole genome shotgun sequence genome includes a region encoding these proteins:
- the LOC111975057 gene encoding uncharacterized protein, with amino-acid sequence MNCNSSFWAHVFLTAYLLWVTGCVAQKVYFDCGAKVDVVEVQGLILSPGFPYNYSSGSHCVWQFFVPVGHQLILEIFDFDVFESHDSAAQYAAISDLEEVNANDGATIPTGGPITDKDATVSQAQSVTATASRSSSQNDKVMQVVVQEQSTKMEIAKVSNSAKRSTSDATSDRASPQPLSDLLLPGAHAPGEKAMNSITSPLLRGNPDLNPNPRASAPDHVLAVVVDEATTRTPLLLTXTDTESVSPETQQSVVDACPHDVLYISDLLTFSSRFCGSNRPSSSQLVFGSSQEMVEVIMELITTTHWGRGFALLFYYHNRTEPGGDDPRHAYAPAGASKIDTLLAAMSGAAFFAMVLTSALCIIFRPKLCPKRASSCSSNNSEVQEGVQNSGADVRELQLVAPNQPGLEVPCPAENDNNNHSLSLTHRGSPGSVGGDMSQHAEVDLSSNGLTELDLGTDEVFIISSVPSPSGRLPFSAHTRERFLRHSDTGPGPVTDWPSPDPAASPTETRAAQDGSASCARPRAWSVRTFQDFLPPLPQLHKKWCSWNSTSPFTKLVDSAPSSFVSDXRGENSRKVFSDPQLEAQNDSNASDSSMSNASYPFTQLAQRRLNSTSNLRRSRFTGXCFGLLSGSSPSNSTKAPGGKHLPASPSDPINNPAGHCVISRDFPAESDHVSVPVFAICEEEDRQPLVLAEHLGQSSMLNGLIRGPYERKEPASGGPNPGPQSPANGPLLQRGRPWGSQASGGTSPYPLPSDSPTAAYTTESKSAFVQSTAXHIQMPSLSQSTVPCSVTGKEM; translated from the exons GTCTACTTTGACTGTGGAGCGAAGGTGGATGTGGTGGARGTCCAAGGCCTCATCCTGTCTCCTGGTTTCCCCTATAACTACTCCTCAGGGAGCCACTGTGTCTGGCAGTTCTTTGTGCCCGTCGGCCACCAGCTCATACTGGAGATATTTGACTTTGACGTGTTCGAGAGTCACGACTCCGCCGCCCAGTACGCTGCCATCTCTGACTTGGAAGAGGTCAATGCTAACGATGGGGCGACTATCCCAACTGGGGGTCCCATCACTGATAAAGATGCCACTGTATCTCAGGCTCAGAGTGTCACAGCGACAGCCTCCCGGTCCTCCTCCCAAAACGACAAAGTCATGCAGGTGGTGGTGCAAGAGCAGTCCACCAAGATGGAGATAGCCAAAGTCTCCAACTCTGCTAAAAGGTCCACCTCTGATGCCACCTCTGACCGTGCCTCCCCACAGCCCCTCTCAGACCTCCTCCTACCAGGGGCCCATGCACCAGGAGAGAAGGCAATGAACTcaatcacctctcctctcctcagaggCAACCCTGACCTGAACCCTAACCCCAGAGCATCAGCCCCAGACCATGTCCTGGCTGTGGTTGTAGACGAGGCCACCACTCGGACCCCTCTGCTCCTCACAGYCACGGACACAGAGTCAGTGAGCCCTGAGACCCAGCAGTCTGTGGTGGACGCATGCCCCCACGACGTCCTTTACATCTCGGACCTCCTCACCTTTTCCTCGCGTTTCTGCGGCTCCAACCGGCCCTCCAGCAGCCAGTTGGTGTTTGGCTCCAGCCAGGAGATGGTAGAGGTCATCATGGAGTTGATCACCACCACCCACTGGGGCCGCGGCTTCGCCCTGCTCTTTTACTACCACAACCGGACAGAACCGGGTGGAGATGACCCCCGGCATGCCTACGCCCCTGCCGGGGCCAGCAAAATAGACACTCTGCTGGCCGCCATGAGTGGAGCAGCCTTCTTTGCCATGGTGCTCACCAGCGCTCTGTGTATTATATTCAG ACCTAAACTATGTCCGAAAAGAGCCAGCTCCTGCTCATCCAACAACTCTGAG GTGCAGGAGGGAGTGCAGAACTCTGGAGCTGATGTCCGTGAGCTGCAGCTGGTGGCTCCTAATCAGCCCGGCCTGGAGGTCCCTTGCCCTGCAGAGAACGACAACAACAACCACTCTCTCAGTCTCACACACAGAG GTTCACCAGGCAGTGTTGGTGGTGATATGTCCCAGCATGCTGAAGTGGACCTCTCATCCAATGGTCTCACGGAATTGGACTTGGGGACAGATGAGGTGTTTATCATTTCGTCTGTGCCTAGTCCAAGCGGCAGACTGCCGTTCTCGGCCCACACG CGGGAGAGGTTCCTGAGGCACAGTGACACCGGCCCTGGCCCTGTGACTGACTGGCCCTCTCCAGACCCGGCTGCCTCCCCCACAGAGACCCGGGCTGCCCAGGATGGCAGTGCCAGCTGTGCRCGGCCCCGGGCCTGGAGCGTCCGTAccttccaggatttcctccctCCACTGCCCCAGTTACACAAGAAGTGGTGCAGTTGGAACTCCACCAGTCCCTTCACTAAGCTGGTGGACAGC GCACCATCCAGCTTTGTGTCAGACTGRCGTGGGGAGAACAGCAGGAAGGTGTTTTCCGACCCCCAGTTGGAGGCCCAGAACGACAGTAACGCCTCTGACTCCTCCATGAGTAACGCCTCGTACCCCTTCACTCAGCTAGCCCAGCGCCGCCTCAACTCCACGAGCAACCTTCGGCGCTCCCGCTTCACCGGGKCCTGCTTTGGCCTGCTCTCTGGGTCCAGCCCCTCAAACAGCACCAAGGCCCCCGGGGGCAAACACCTCCCGGCTTCTCCGTCCGAYCCCATTAACAACCCCGCTGGGCATTGTGTGATTTCCCGCGATTTCCCAGCGGAGAGCGACCACGTCAGTGTRCCTGTGTTTGCCATCTGTGAGGAGGAGGACCGTCAGCCCCTGGTCCTGGCTGAGCACCTGGGCCAGTCCTCCATGCTGAACGGACTGATTCGGGGGCCGTACGAGAGGAAGGAGCCCGCCAGTGGAGGCCCCAACCCTGGCCCCCAGAGCCCAGCCAACGGCCCCCTCCTCCAGAGGGGGAGGCCATGGGGGAGTCAGGCCTCAGGAGGGACCAGTCCTTACCCTCTCCCCTCTGACTCACCCACTGCCGCCTACACCACCGAGTCAAAGTCTGCCTTCGTGCAAAGCACAGCCYATCATATCCAGATGCCTTCCCTCAGCCAATCAACAGTGCCATGCAGTGTGACGGGCAAGGAGATGTGA